From Chryseobacterium salivictor, a single genomic window includes:
- a CDS encoding DUF6759 domain-containing protein: MRKSICFLLLFISFFSYAQSKYTVGQVEKSTDVQVIANFIKFNPDHPRTPEFKRKLFAVMNNDKTPVQQAKVAKPTITPVNKTTLKNEVKKEVAKNGSNANHKGTEDLLNHLFNNDPSSKTAYVLIKNKSKCNLIVKLSGKKFYNLNIPANNENFIMVEKGSYSITTMVCDAKYSSAKNIAKDIVITLNAPK; this comes from the coding sequence ATGAGAAAATCTATCTGTTTCTTATTGCTATTTATTTCATTTTTCTCTTACGCCCAGTCGAAATATACTGTCGGTCAGGTCGAGAAAAGTACCGATGTACAGGTCATTGCCAATTTTATTAAATTCAATCCTGATCATCCCAGAACTCCAGAGTTTAAAAGGAAGCTTTTCGCGGTGATGAACAACGACAAAACACCGGTTCAGCAGGCTAAAGTTGCGAAACCTACAATTACACCGGTCAATAAAACGACCCTTAAAAATGAAGTAAAAAAAGAGGTTGCGAAAAATGGTTCGAATGCCAACCATAAGGGAACTGAAGATTTATTGAATCATCTTTTCAATAATGATCCCAGCAGCAAAACCGCTTATGTGCTGATCAAAAATAAGTCGAAATGTAATTTGATTGTGAAACTCAGCGGAAAGAAATTTTATAACCTCAATATTCCGGCAAATAACGAAAACTTCATTATGGTAGAAAAAGGCAGTTATTCTATTACCACCATGGTTTGCGATGCAAAATATTCTTCGGCTAAAAATATTGCAAAAGATATTGTGATCACGCTGAATGCTCCGAAATAA
- a CDS encoding tRNA1(Val) (adenine(37)-N6)-methyltransferase yields the protein MKPFHFKQFSIQQSKKVFRVGTDGVLLGAASTVNNAKNILEVGTGTGLISLMLAQRNLQAEIHAIDINENAVALAAENFENSPFQNRVKVFLQDYKKFNSKEKYDLIVSNPPYFEENASQKDITARQQTELSFGFLVEKSSDLLSEKGLLSVIIPFDSGVLFEEYCSQKSLYLNKRIQIYGIRDAKPKRLILEFGLQKKEANHSDFVIEKSPRKYTDEYLKLTEEFHQFSK from the coding sequence GTGAAACCTTTTCATTTTAAACAATTCAGCATTCAGCAATCGAAAAAGGTATTTCGTGTTGGAACAGACGGTGTTTTGCTCGGTGCCGCTTCTACGGTAAACAACGCGAAAAACATTCTGGAAGTGGGTACAGGAACAGGCTTGATCTCACTGATGCTGGCCCAAAGAAATCTTCAGGCAGAAATCCATGCCATCGACATTAATGAAAATGCAGTAGCGCTCGCCGCAGAAAACTTCGAAAACTCACCATTCCAAAACAGAGTAAAGGTTTTTCTGCAGGATTATAAAAAGTTTAATTCAAAAGAAAAATACGATTTAATTGTATCGAATCCTCCTTATTTTGAAGAAAACGCGTCCCAAAAAGACATTACCGCGAGACAGCAAACTGAACTTTCCTTCGGGTTTTTAGTTGAAAAATCATCGGATTTATTATCTGAAAAAGGGTTGCTTTCGGTCATTATCCCTTTTGACTCCGGAGTATTGTTTGAAGAATATTGTTCCCAAAAATCGCTGTATTTAAACAAAAGAATACAGATTTACGGCATCAGAGATGCTAAACCTAAACGACTGATTTTAGAATTTGGACTGCAGAAAAAAGAAGCCAATCATTCAGATTTCGTCATTGAGAAATCTCCGAGAAAATATACAGACGAGTATCTGAAACTTACAGAAGAATTCCATCAATTCTCAAAATAA